Proteins co-encoded in one Daphnia carinata strain CSIRO-1 chromosome 3, CSIRO_AGI_Dcar_HiC_V3, whole genome shotgun sequence genomic window:
- the LOC130704410 gene encoding polyamine-transporting ATPase 13A3-like: MSPQTDEVASSSKENSFRKQGRAKTSHEGAARRNKGFTRAESSSQDSHSSDSSASQNVDAKYVNLGEEDQMEIHGYRRSVFWTTVTWFFIVITVGILRMVYHWFPEWFLNCTHTKCPLEVAEKVLLVEICQEKYRKIHIRTIIHQTALQAITVANQEELSTNNKNHTEDHVMEEFNKATEALSLPLPNPDGTFNEVENMRLFTCKKLRYVWNERSKEFFKLKSLGPGIPTSSLHCPDAQQGHAGLSTIEQQKRRAVYGRNTIYVPVRPILELLLLEVINPFYIFQVASILIWIAIWYYFYAAAIAVMSIAGIIITISQTRKNQRKLRNTVRGNDIITVCRGNGNYHTVRTEDLVPGDVMVIPPAGCVLHCDAVLLFGTCIVNESMLTGESVPVTKTPLPMRNDVLYNPKEHARHTLFSGTRVVQTRFYDDEKVMAVVTATGFLTAKGTLVSSIMYPPPADYKFERDSYKFIGFLASLASIGFIYSTVTKIMNGDTGLQVILHSFDLITVCVPPALPAAMAAGIILAQRRLELRNIFCISPRAINVSGSINCVCFDKTGTLTEEGLDLWGVVPVARIANFLRVLSPVTKPCTLPGAVSTVTGSEMSHEDPKKELPYLLFKGMATCHSLTIIDGTLNGDPLDLKMFESTGWNLIEPSHDDTHKYDNLCPTVVTWTPNEGDKHSKVEVGIVRQFPFSSALQRMAVLCKEMGKDQMHFFCKGSPEMIQSLSLPETVPENYNKLLESYTKQGFRVIALGHRLVESQSINKLQKVQREDLEHGLTFLGLVVLENRLKPDSAEVLAELASAAVRTIMVTGDNLLTAISVARDCEMVGENEEIVIVNCDETTLSEDKPRLTFTLAEKVSRQLTGSPTATRANLSIAEDVILSMPDAGTHYGRYHLAITGKSWSVIQEHYPELIPNSVVKGTIFARMSPDQKQQLVTALQKTGYFVGMCGDGANDCGALKAAHAGIALTDSEASVASPFTSKEPSISCVPELIRQGRCALVTSFGIFNYMAIYALIQFFSVMILFEVGTNLSDFQFLYVDFFIICSLSAFFGQTQPYPGKLFKRPPLTSLLSLPPVGSLVIQAAIILLIQLTSLFVTQQQDWFVPYLNITNGTLGTELAEYACSENYAVVGVSFSQYIFLALAYSKGKPYRKMFLTNYGFTASLAIWTGFSLYLLIEPNDYFKELFELEMPPEFSFRFVIVGFSILQVALCLLIEAFLVDRGLLAMMNSSWWLKLRPRQEMYLEVEEKLSTSRWPLVSNYDEEPPPEALSALRAKS; this comes from the exons ATGTCTCCACAGACGGATGAAGTTGCGAGCAGCTCCAAAGAAAACTCTTTTAGAAAGCAAGGACGTGCAAAAACCAGCCATGAAG GTGCAGCAAGACGCAACAAAGGATTCACCAGGGCCGAAAGTTCCAGCCAGGATTCTCACTCCAGCGATAGTTCAGCGTCGCAGAACGTTGATGCTAAATATGTCAACCTAGGCGAGGAAGATCAAATG GAAATCCACGGATACCGTCGGTCGGTTTTCTGGACTACAGTTACATGGTTTTTCATCGTCATAACTGTTGGAATACTGCGGATGGTCTATCACTGGTTTCCGGAGTGGTTTCTGAACTGCACACATACAAAATGTCCCTTGGAAGTTGCCGAAAAGGTGTTGCTAGTG gagatTTGCCAGGAAAAGTATAGGAAAATACATATTCGAACCATAATTCACCAGACAGCTCTGCAGGCTAT AACTGTTGCCAATCAGGAGGAACTTAGcacgaataataaaaatcacACCGAAGATCATGTCATGGAAGAGTTTAACAAAGCGACAGAAGCGTTGTCCCTTCCACTCCCGAATCCCGATGGCACGTTTAACG aagtaGAAAACATGCGTTTGTTTACCTGCAAGAAGTTGCGTTACGTATGGAACGAAAGGTCAAAAGAATTCTTCAAACTTAAAAGCCTGGGCCCCGGAATACCAACTTCATCTCTCCACTGTCCGGATGCGCAACAAGGTCACGCCGGACTTTCCACCATCGAACAACAGAAAAG ACGTGCAGTCTACGGAAGAAATACTATTTACGTACCAGTTAGACCGATTCTCGAGCTCCTCTTGCTTGAAGTCATTAATCCATTCTACATCTTCCAAGTTGCCTCAATTTTGATCTGGATTGCGATTTGGTACTACTTCTATGCTGCAGCCATTGCCGTAATGTCCATAGCTGGAATTATAATCACCATTagccaaacaagaaaa aaccAGCGAAAGCTCAGAAACACAGTTCGCGGTAATGATATTATTACCGTGTGCAGGGGAAATGGAAATTACCACACCGTAAGAACGGAAGATCTAGTTCCAGGAGATGTAATGGTAATTCCACCAGCGGGCTGCGTCTTGCATTGCGACgccgttcttctttttggcacCTGTATCGTCAATGAAAGCATGTTAACAG GTGAATCGGTTCCTGTGACTAAAACGCCACTGCCAATGAGGAACGATGTCCTTTACAACCCGAAAGAACACGCAAGACATACTTTATTCAGCGGTACCCGCGTAGTCCAAACTCGCTTTTACGACGACGAAAAG GTGATGGCGGTTGTTACAGCGACTGGCTTTCTGACTGCTAAAGGGACACTTGTATCTTCGATCATGTACCCTCCACCTGCAGACTATAAATTCGAAAGAGACAGCTACAAGTTTATCGGATTTTTGGCTTCTTTAGCCTCAATCGGATTCATCTACAGCACGGTTACAAAG ATCATGAATGGTGACACTGGCTTGCAAGTCATTCTACACAGCTTTGACTTGATTACTGTCTGCGTTCCTCCCGCACTACCTGCCGCAATGGCGGCTGGAATTATCTTAGCTCAAAGACGACTTGAGTTGCGAAATATCTTTTGCATATCACCAAGAGCAATCAACGTATCAG GATCCATCAATTGTGTTTGCTTCGATAAAACTGGAACTTTAACCGAAGAAGGCTTGGATCTCTGGGGTGTAGTGCCGGTTGCCAGAATTGCCAATTTCCTTCGTGTTCTTTCACCAGTCACGA AACCTTGTACACTACCTGGGGCCGTGTCTACGGTGACTGGAAGCGAGATGAGCCACGAAGATCCAAAGAAGGAACTACCTTATTTGCTGTTTAAAGGGATGGCTACTTGCCATTCATTAACCATCATTGATGGCACTTTGAACGGCGATCCCCTTGATCTTAAA ATGTTTGAATCGACCGGATGGAATTTGATAGAGCCATCACATGACGACACTCACAAATATGACAATCTCTGCCCAACAGTTGTGACGTGGACTCCGAACGAAGGCGACAAACATTCCAAA GTGGAAGTGGGAATTGTCAGACAGTTCCCCTTTAGTTCTGCTCTACAACGAATG GCTGTCTTATGcaaagaaatgggaaaagatCAAATGCACTTCTTCTGTAAAGGATCACCTGAGATGATTCAGTCCTTATCGCTTCCCGAAACTG TGCCTGAAAATTATAATAAGCTGTTGGAATCATACACCAAGCAAGGATTCCGCGTCATCGCTCTTGGCCATCGCTTGGTAGAATCCCAGTCCATCAATAAGCTGCAAAAAGTTCAGAGAGAAGATTTAGAACACGGATTAACATTTCTGG GTCTTGTCGTCTTGGAGAACAGATTGAAGCCTGATAGTGCCGAAGTCTTAGCCGAATTGGCCTCTGCTGCTGTGCGAACCATTATGGTTACTG GTGACAACTTACTCACGGCCATCAGCGTTGCTCGAG ATTGTGAGATGGTAggagaaaacgaagaaattgTCATTGTCAATTGCGATGAAACAACGCTTTCTGAAGATAAGCCTCGCCTAACTTTTACTTTAGCAGAAAAAGTATCTCGTCAG CTGACTGGTAGTCCAACTGCAACACGAGCAAATTTGAGTATTGCTGAAGATGTCATCTTAAGTATGCCGGACGCG GGGACCCATTATGGCCGCTATCACTTAGCAATTACCGGAAAAAGTTGGTCAGTTATCCAAGAACACTATCCCGAACTGATACCGAACTCTGTCGTTAAAGGAACAATCTTCGCCAGGATGTCACCTGATCAGAAACAGCAATTAGTGACTGCATTGCAAAAGACTGGCTATTTCGTTG GAATGTGTGGTGATGGAGCTAATGATTGCGGTGCTCTGAAAGCAGCTCACGCTGGAATCGCCCTGACCGACTCGGAAGCATCGGTAGCGTCTCCTTTTACATCGAAAGAGCCCAGTATTTCTTGCGTACCCGAGCTCATTCGTCAGGGCCGTTGCGCTTTGGTCACTTCTTTCGGCATTTTCAACTACATGGCTATCTACGCATTGATTCAATTCTTTTCCGTCATGATCCTTTTCGAAGTGGGAACAAATTTGTCAGATTTCCAATTCCTTTACGTCgatttcttcatcatttgttcTCTTTCGGCTTTCTTCGGACAAACGCAACCTTACCCGGGAAAACTCTTTAAACGTCCTCCTTTAACATCTCTCTTGTCTCTGCCTCCAGTTGGATCGCTTGTCATTCAAGCGGCAATTATCTTGTTAATACAACTCACGAGCTTGTTCGTAACGCAGCAACAAGATTGGTTCGTGCCGTACTTGAACATCACGAATGGAACTTTGGGCACGGAATTAGCCGAGTACGCCTGTAGCGAAAACTACGCCGTGGTCGGTGTCTCGTTTAGCCAGTACATTTTCTTGGCTTTGGCTTACTCGAAAGGTAAACCGTACAGGAAAATGTTCTTGACAAATTATGGATTCACAGCTTCGTTGGCCATCTGGACCGGATTTTCTTTATATCTACTCATCGAACCAAACGACTATTTCAAAGAACTCTTTGAACTAGAAATGCCACCGGAATTTTCCTTCCGGTTCGTCATCGTTGGCTTCTCTATTCTTCAG GTAGCACTTTGTTTACTGATTGAAGCGTTTTTGGTTGATCGAGGACTTCTGGCTATGATGAATTCGTCTTGGTGGCTAAAGTTACGACCTCGTCAAGAAATGTACCTGGAAGTCGAAGAAAAACTGTCCACATCGCGATGGCCGCTCGTTAGCAATTACGATGAAGAACCACCTCCAGAAGCCCTTTCAGCACTCCGGGCAAAATCTTGA
- the LOC130704411 gene encoding CUB and sushi domain-containing protein 2-like isoform X1 gives MTRYTNRQRLTLLLTLGWIAIIPVTGGLQCGPPPAPLNSKMVLGGSDQISDDPNQQHGTSASVTYVCDPGFELIGNPTISCGSDGRWQGDVAICATNVALRKSANQSSTARGGSALNAIDGDRSTFHDVGGTGGRCAETSKEASPWWMADLMRPTAVNAVRVTTRTCCDFKLHDLEIRVGNNTAPQRNPLCAWFPGSVGDAETKLFQCAKVLVGQFVFVQMVGVESSLSLCEVEVFSAGADIPRESCTDSAALDKVVAFNRTCYDLQLTEGNTFAKARGSCLKQRGDLWNNVARSTLELITRELERKKHTMKSQMIWMGAQKEASFTSRTWRWVTGNVVERPPWGREQPNNYNGEQNCVVLDGGRDWLWNDVGCNLDQIHWICKFSPLSCGHPDRRVNSTVVGKNYTMGASIEYRCPTGSVTLGPTTRSCQPNGLWSDESPTCKHVDCGPLKGIKDGELIIVDGRTTFGASVKYTCAENYTLVGTNQRVCATEGNWEPEEPKCLYGRCPELPPFERGAIAVSGLKANDTATYSCQLGHKLVGTKVLTCLLGGTWSASPPTCQFVDCGPPPEPEHGSVWLVNGTTTFSSQATYTCGSDYRLQGRNTRLCQEDGSWSSTTPSCKLIECEEPDIPAGSYVTGTDFTIHREIRYYCEKGHLMSGDSKRKCLRTGFWSDSAPTCTYIDCGALTEIANGQVHYINGTSHLGSEVVYDCIQNYRLEGSSSSRICGEDGKWSGVAPQCREIRCPMPERPDGVVLSISSSDRLRAVTLLRNSDRGETSSSSTFRIGSNVIYKCERGFRLDGKNSRTCDESGQWTGEVAVCTFVDCGSPEETAHGTVSLPGNTTYLSSYAQYACETNYKLEGFERRMCLENGSWSGSPPNCKEITCAAPAAADDSGVLVTVMSSTVGSQAVYSCHEGRRLVGQSSRKCLISGLWEGSQPDCEWVDCSQPEEVENGRVFLVNGTTIFGSVAEYHCLPSFQRSGHFSRKCGADGRWAGLIPLCIEEGKAITPLQDNGLDSLSSGRQTSGSGVWIGVGTGIVLVLFVIIALFYCKVKRGSWIWDAPNVKQNGSAGNNKKQAVTMVPPNIPLPPTPQTHFSSPVGHQSPIYSHNHQMQTLPVSLNGNSLYSSTNDIYEHLPGENHHMYDLTYEDTASTRKNRAIQPLPASNSSPPPSPLPGVTVNGVTVNGFVMA, from the exons ATGACACGTTACACAAATCGCCAACGGCTAACTCTGTTGCTTACCTTGGGATGGATTGCAATTATTCCTGTGACAG GTGGTCTGCAGTGCGGTCCACCGCCGGCGCCGCTCAATTCCAAGATGGTGCTCGGAGGGTCGGACCAGATTAGCGACGACCCAAATCAACAGCACGGGACCTCGGCCTCTGTCACTTACGTCTGCGATCCTGGATTCGAACTCATCGG GAACCCGACTATCAGTTGTGGCAGTGACGGCCGGTGGCAAGGGGACGTGGCCATCTGTG CGACGAATGTGGCATTACGCAAGTCGGCCAACCAGTCCAGCACGGCAAGAGGGGGATCGGCTCTCAACGCTATCGACGGAGATCGCAGCACATTTCACGATGTTGGTGGCACAGGTGGCCGTTGTGCGGAGACGTCGAAAGAAGCAAGTCCATGGTGGATGGCTGATTTGATGAGACCCACGGCGGTCAACGCTGTACGTGTCACTACACGAACCTGTTGCG ATTTCAAGCTACATGACCTCGAGATCAGAGTGGGTAACAATACTGCCCCTCAACGCAACCCTCTTTGCGCTTGGTTCCCCGGCTCAGTTG GCGATGCtgaaacaaaacttttccAGTGTGCTAAAGTTCTCGTCGGCCAATTCGTTTTCGTGCAAATGGTCGGCGTCGAGAGCAGTCTGTCATTGTGCGAAGTCGAAGTTTTCTCCGCTGGCGCAG ataTCCCGCGGGAGAGTTGTACGGACTCGGCCGCACTTGACAAAGTGGTGGCTTTCAACCGAACCTGCTATGACCTGCAATTGACTGAGGGCAATACATTCGCCAAGGCGCGAGGCAGTTGTTTGAAACAGAGAGGCGACTTGTGGAACAACGTCGCTCGCAGCACTTTGGAGCTCATCACCCGCGAACTGGAACGCAAGAAACACACTATGAAG TCTCAGATGATCTGGATGGGTGCACAAAAAGAGGCCTCATTCACCTCACGCACCTGGAGATGGGTGACGGGTAATGTGGTCGAACGGCCGCCTTGGGGCCGTGAACAGCCCAACAACTACAACGGAGAGCAGAACTGCGTCGTGCTGGACGGCGGTCGTGACTGGCTCTGGAACGACGTCGGCTGTAATTTAGATCAAATCCATTGGATCTGTAAATttt CGCCCCTCTCTTGCGGTCATCCGGACCGGCGAGTCAACAGCACGGTCGTTGGCAAAAATTATACAATGGGCGCTTCGATCGAGTATCGATGTCCGACGGGTAGCGTGACTTTAGGCCCAACCACCAGATCGTGCCAACCCAATGGCCTTTGGAGCGACGAATCACCTACTTGCAAAC ACGTGGATTGCGGTCCATTAAAAGGCATCAAGGACGGTGAGTTGATTATTGTTGATGGCCGCACTACTTTCGGTGCTAGCGTCAAATATACTTGTGCCGAAAATTACACGCTCGTCGGAACAAACCAGCGCGTTTGCGCTACGGAAGGCAATTGGGAACCAGAGGAACCAAAGTGTTTAT ATGGACGCTGTCCGGAATTGCCCCCATTCGAACGCGGTGCGATAGCCGTGTCGGGTCTCAAAGCAAACGATACGGCTACGTATTCTTGCCAATTGGGTCATAAATTGGTTGGTACAAAGGTTCTTACCTGTCTACTTGGTGGTACTTGGTCTGCTTCTCCACCTACGTGCCAATTTGTCGATTGTGGGCCGCCACCCGAACCTGAACATGGTTCTGTCTGGCTTGTCAATGGTACTACTACGTTTTCCAGCCAGGCTACGTATACATGCGGATCTGATTATCGCTTGCAAGGACGCAACACTCGGTTGTGTCAAGAGGATGGCAGTTGGTCATCTACTACACCATCGTGCAAAC TAATCGAATGTGAAGAGCCGGATATTCCAGCTGGTAGTTACGTCACTGGAACCGATTTCACCATCCACAGGGAGATTCGCTACTATTGCGAAAAGGGCCATCTGATGAGCGGGGATTCAAAGAGAAAGTGTCTCCGCACAGGTTTTTGGTCCGATTCAGCACCCACTTGCACTT ATATCGACTGCGGTGCGCTGACTGAGATCGCTAACGGCCAAGTTCATTACATCAATGGAACGTCCCATCTCGGCAGCGAAGTGGTTTACGACTGCATTCAAAATTATCGACTGGAAGGATCTTCATCATCACGGATCTGCGGAGAAGATGGAAAATGGTCTGGTGTTGCTCCGCAATGCCGCGAAATCCGCTGTCCGATGCCGGAACGGCCGGATGGGGTTGTGCTTAGCATTTCCAGCTCGGATCGCCTACGCGCTGTCACGCTGTTGCGTAATTCGGATCGCGGTGAAACCTCTTCCAGCAGTACATTCCGTATCGGTTCGAATGTTATCTACAAGTGCGAACGTGGGTTCCGGTTGGATGGCAAAAATTCCCGCACTTGTGATGAATCCGGTCAGTGGACCGGTGAAGTCGCTGTCTGCACAT TTGTCGATTGCGGATCGCCGGAAGAAACTGCCCATGGAACCGTTAGTCTTCCGGGCAACACGACTTACCTATCTTCTTATGCTCAGTACGCTTGTGAAACAAATTACAAGCTAGAAGGCTTTGAACGTCGCATGTGTTTAGAAAATGGCTCGTGGAGTGGCTCTCCGCCCAACTGCAAAG AAATTACCTGTGCTGCTCCCGCAGCTGCTGATGACTCTGGCGTCTTGGTAACTGTTATGTCATCAACCGTGGGTAGTCAGGCTGTGTACAGTTGCCACGAAGGTCGACGACTTGTTGGCCAATCTTCACGCAAGTGCCTGATTTCTGGTCTTTGGGAAGGAAGTCAACCCGATTGTGAAT GGGTGGATTGCAGTCAACCGGAAGAAGTTGAAAATGGCCGTGTCTTCCTCGTTAATGGCACTACCATATTCGGTAGCGTAGCGGAATATCATTGTCTACCCAGTTTCCAGCGATCAGGGCATTTCAGCCGGAAGTGCGGTGCTGATGGTCGATGGGCTGGTCTTATCCCGCTATGCATAG AAGAAGGCAAAGCAATAACTCCTCTACAAGACAACGGACTGGATAGTTTGTCATCCGGAAGACAAACTAGTGGATCAGGAGTGTGGATTGGTGTTGGAACTGGAATCGTCTTGGTCCTCTTCGTCATCATTGCGCTCTTTTATTGCAAAGT GAAACGAGGTTCCTGGATCTGGGACGCACCCAACGTCAAACAGAATGGCTCGGCCGGAAACAACAAGAAGCAGGCCGTGACGATGGTCCCACCCAACATCCCGTTGCCACCGACACCGCAAACGCATTTCTCTAGCCCCGTAGGCCATCAATCGCCCATCTATTCACATAATCATCAGATGCAGACGCTGCCCGTCAGTCTCAACGGAAATAGTCTCTATTCGAGCACCAATGACATCTACGAGCACCTACCAGGAGAGAACCATCACATGTACGATCTAACTTATGAGGATACGGCGAGCACCCGGAAGAACCGAGCGATCCAACCTCTTCCGGCTTCCAACAGTTCGCCGCCACCTTCACCTCTTCCGGGAGTCACCGTCAACGGCGTCACTGTCAACGGTTTCGTAATGGCGTAa
- the LOC130704411 gene encoding CUB and sushi domain-containing protein 2-like isoform X2, with protein MADLMRPTAVNAVRVTTRTCCDFKLHDLEIRVGNNTAPQRNPLCAWFPGSVGDAETKLFQCAKVLVGQFVFVQMVGVESSLSLCEVEVFSAGADIPRESCTDSAALDKVVAFNRTCYDLQLTEGNTFAKARGSCLKQRGDLWNNVARSTLELITRELERKKHTMKSQMIWMGAQKEASFTSRTWRWVTGNVVERPPWGREQPNNYNGEQNCVVLDGGRDWLWNDVGCNLDQIHWICKFSPLSCGHPDRRVNSTVVGKNYTMGASIEYRCPTGSVTLGPTTRSCQPNGLWSDESPTCKHVDCGPLKGIKDGELIIVDGRTTFGASVKYTCAENYTLVGTNQRVCATEGNWEPEEPKCLYGRCPELPPFERGAIAVSGLKANDTATYSCQLGHKLVGTKVLTCLLGGTWSASPPTCQFVDCGPPPEPEHGSVWLVNGTTTFSSQATYTCGSDYRLQGRNTRLCQEDGSWSSTTPSCKLIECEEPDIPAGSYVTGTDFTIHREIRYYCEKGHLMSGDSKRKCLRTGFWSDSAPTCTYIDCGALTEIANGQVHYINGTSHLGSEVVYDCIQNYRLEGSSSSRICGEDGKWSGVAPQCREIRCPMPERPDGVVLSISSSDRLRAVTLLRNSDRGETSSSSTFRIGSNVIYKCERGFRLDGKNSRTCDESGQWTGEVAVCTFVDCGSPEETAHGTVSLPGNTTYLSSYAQYACETNYKLEGFERRMCLENGSWSGSPPNCKEITCAAPAAADDSGVLVTVMSSTVGSQAVYSCHEGRRLVGQSSRKCLISGLWEGSQPDCEWVDCSQPEEVENGRVFLVNGTTIFGSVAEYHCLPSFQRSGHFSRKCGADGRWAGLIPLCIEEGKAITPLQDNGLDSLSSGRQTSGSGVWIGVGTGIVLVLFVIIALFYCKVKRGSWIWDAPNVKQNGSAGNNKKQAVTMVPPNIPLPPTPQTHFSSPVGHQSPIYSHNHQMQTLPVSLNGNSLYSSTNDIYEHLPGENHHMYDLTYEDTASTRKNRAIQPLPASNSSPPPSPLPGVTVNGVTVNGFVMA; from the exons ATGGCTGATTTGATGAGACCCACGGCGGTCAACGCTGTACGTGTCACTACACGAACCTGTTGCG ATTTCAAGCTACATGACCTCGAGATCAGAGTGGGTAACAATACTGCCCCTCAACGCAACCCTCTTTGCGCTTGGTTCCCCGGCTCAGTTG GCGATGCtgaaacaaaacttttccAGTGTGCTAAAGTTCTCGTCGGCCAATTCGTTTTCGTGCAAATGGTCGGCGTCGAGAGCAGTCTGTCATTGTGCGAAGTCGAAGTTTTCTCCGCTGGCGCAG ataTCCCGCGGGAGAGTTGTACGGACTCGGCCGCACTTGACAAAGTGGTGGCTTTCAACCGAACCTGCTATGACCTGCAATTGACTGAGGGCAATACATTCGCCAAGGCGCGAGGCAGTTGTTTGAAACAGAGAGGCGACTTGTGGAACAACGTCGCTCGCAGCACTTTGGAGCTCATCACCCGCGAACTGGAACGCAAGAAACACACTATGAAG TCTCAGATGATCTGGATGGGTGCACAAAAAGAGGCCTCATTCACCTCACGCACCTGGAGATGGGTGACGGGTAATGTGGTCGAACGGCCGCCTTGGGGCCGTGAACAGCCCAACAACTACAACGGAGAGCAGAACTGCGTCGTGCTGGACGGCGGTCGTGACTGGCTCTGGAACGACGTCGGCTGTAATTTAGATCAAATCCATTGGATCTGTAAATttt CGCCCCTCTCTTGCGGTCATCCGGACCGGCGAGTCAACAGCACGGTCGTTGGCAAAAATTATACAATGGGCGCTTCGATCGAGTATCGATGTCCGACGGGTAGCGTGACTTTAGGCCCAACCACCAGATCGTGCCAACCCAATGGCCTTTGGAGCGACGAATCACCTACTTGCAAAC ACGTGGATTGCGGTCCATTAAAAGGCATCAAGGACGGTGAGTTGATTATTGTTGATGGCCGCACTACTTTCGGTGCTAGCGTCAAATATACTTGTGCCGAAAATTACACGCTCGTCGGAACAAACCAGCGCGTTTGCGCTACGGAAGGCAATTGGGAACCAGAGGAACCAAAGTGTTTAT ATGGACGCTGTCCGGAATTGCCCCCATTCGAACGCGGTGCGATAGCCGTGTCGGGTCTCAAAGCAAACGATACGGCTACGTATTCTTGCCAATTGGGTCATAAATTGGTTGGTACAAAGGTTCTTACCTGTCTACTTGGTGGTACTTGGTCTGCTTCTCCACCTACGTGCCAATTTGTCGATTGTGGGCCGCCACCCGAACCTGAACATGGTTCTGTCTGGCTTGTCAATGGTACTACTACGTTTTCCAGCCAGGCTACGTATACATGCGGATCTGATTATCGCTTGCAAGGACGCAACACTCGGTTGTGTCAAGAGGATGGCAGTTGGTCATCTACTACACCATCGTGCAAAC TAATCGAATGTGAAGAGCCGGATATTCCAGCTGGTAGTTACGTCACTGGAACCGATTTCACCATCCACAGGGAGATTCGCTACTATTGCGAAAAGGGCCATCTGATGAGCGGGGATTCAAAGAGAAAGTGTCTCCGCACAGGTTTTTGGTCCGATTCAGCACCCACTTGCACTT ATATCGACTGCGGTGCGCTGACTGAGATCGCTAACGGCCAAGTTCATTACATCAATGGAACGTCCCATCTCGGCAGCGAAGTGGTTTACGACTGCATTCAAAATTATCGACTGGAAGGATCTTCATCATCACGGATCTGCGGAGAAGATGGAAAATGGTCTGGTGTTGCTCCGCAATGCCGCGAAATCCGCTGTCCGATGCCGGAACGGCCGGATGGGGTTGTGCTTAGCATTTCCAGCTCGGATCGCCTACGCGCTGTCACGCTGTTGCGTAATTCGGATCGCGGTGAAACCTCTTCCAGCAGTACATTCCGTATCGGTTCGAATGTTATCTACAAGTGCGAACGTGGGTTCCGGTTGGATGGCAAAAATTCCCGCACTTGTGATGAATCCGGTCAGTGGACCGGTGAAGTCGCTGTCTGCACAT TTGTCGATTGCGGATCGCCGGAAGAAACTGCCCATGGAACCGTTAGTCTTCCGGGCAACACGACTTACCTATCTTCTTATGCTCAGTACGCTTGTGAAACAAATTACAAGCTAGAAGGCTTTGAACGTCGCATGTGTTTAGAAAATGGCTCGTGGAGTGGCTCTCCGCCCAACTGCAAAG AAATTACCTGTGCTGCTCCCGCAGCTGCTGATGACTCTGGCGTCTTGGTAACTGTTATGTCATCAACCGTGGGTAGTCAGGCTGTGTACAGTTGCCACGAAGGTCGACGACTTGTTGGCCAATCTTCACGCAAGTGCCTGATTTCTGGTCTTTGGGAAGGAAGTCAACCCGATTGTGAAT GGGTGGATTGCAGTCAACCGGAAGAAGTTGAAAATGGCCGTGTCTTCCTCGTTAATGGCACTACCATATTCGGTAGCGTAGCGGAATATCATTGTCTACCCAGTTTCCAGCGATCAGGGCATTTCAGCCGGAAGTGCGGTGCTGATGGTCGATGGGCTGGTCTTATCCCGCTATGCATAG AAGAAGGCAAAGCAATAACTCCTCTACAAGACAACGGACTGGATAGTTTGTCATCCGGAAGACAAACTAGTGGATCAGGAGTGTGGATTGGTGTTGGAACTGGAATCGTCTTGGTCCTCTTCGTCATCATTGCGCTCTTTTATTGCAAAGT GAAACGAGGTTCCTGGATCTGGGACGCACCCAACGTCAAACAGAATGGCTCGGCCGGAAACAACAAGAAGCAGGCCGTGACGATGGTCCCACCCAACATCCCGTTGCCACCGACACCGCAAACGCATTTCTCTAGCCCCGTAGGCCATCAATCGCCCATCTATTCACATAATCATCAGATGCAGACGCTGCCCGTCAGTCTCAACGGAAATAGTCTCTATTCGAGCACCAATGACATCTACGAGCACCTACCAGGAGAGAACCATCACATGTACGATCTAACTTATGAGGATACGGCGAGCACCCGGAAGAACCGAGCGATCCAACCTCTTCCGGCTTCCAACAGTTCGCCGCCACCTTCACCTCTTCCGGGAGTCACCGTCAACGGCGTCACTGTCAACGGTTTCGTAATGGCGTAa